A genome region from Cucurbita pepo subsp. pepo cultivar mu-cu-16 chromosome LG02, ASM280686v2, whole genome shotgun sequence includes the following:
- the LOC111788810 gene encoding uncharacterized protein LOC111788810, whose protein sequence is MGKMMNSSSRDWTQIYAIYGVDQWQTIMFLLLHAVFFTALSIFYLSYFESICSFFEFLFSGGSARFAAGFTGCVTAISAFCLFFAAANMIYSSLPLHYEMALRMVNAVADWSTVKHALDLGCGRGILLNAVATQLKKAGSSGRVVGLDRSKRTTLSTLRTAKMEGVGEYVTCREGDVRRLPFGDNYFDVVVSGVFVHTVGKEHGPRTAEAAAERMRVVGELVRVLKPGGTGVVWDLLHVPEYVRRLQELKMEDISVSEGVTAFMVSSHIVSFTKPRHHFVGSGEVRLDWRC, encoded by the exons ATGGGTAAAATGATGAACAGTTCGAGTAGAGATTGGACTCAGATCTATGCGATCTATGGAGTGGATCAATGGCAGACTataatgtttcttcttcttcatgctGTTTTCTTCACtgctctttccattttttaccTCTCTTACTTCGAATCCATCTGTTCTTTCTTCGAGTTTCTCTTCTCCGGCGGTTCCGCTCGTTTCGCCGCCGGATTCACCGGCTGCGTCACCGCTATCTCCGCCTTCTGCCTCTTCTTCGCCGCCGCTAACATGATATActcctctctccctctccacTACGAAATGGCACTCCGGATGGTGAACGCTGTTGCCGATTGGTCAACCGTGAAGCACGCCCTGGACCTCGGCTGCGGCCGCGGCATTCTCCTCAACGCCGTCGCCACTCAActaaaaaag GCGGGAAGTTCGGGTCGGGTCGTGGGTTTGGACCGAAGCAAACGGACGACACTCTCCACCCTCCGAACGGCGAAGATGGAGGGCGTCGGAGAGTACGTCACGTGCCGGGAGGGTGATGTGAGGCGGCTGCCGTTCGGGGACAACTACTTCGACGTGGTGGTTTCCGGTGTGTTCGTGCACACAGTCGGGAAGGAGCACGGGCCGCGCACGGCGGAGGCGGCGGCAGAGCGGATGCGAGTGGTCGGAGAATTGGTGAGGGTGTTGAAGCCAGGTGGGACCGGGGTGGTGTGGGACCTACTGCACGTTCCAGAGTACGTGCGGAGGTTGCAAGAATTGAAGATGGAAGATATAAGCGTCTCAGAGGGTGTAACGGCGTTTATGGTCAGCAGCCACATTGTATCATTTACCAAGCCACGTCATCACTTTGTGGGGTCTGGAGAGGTCCGGTTGGACTGGAGATGCTGA